In Macadamia integrifolia cultivar HAES 741 chromosome 1, SCU_Mint_v3, whole genome shotgun sequence, a single window of DNA contains:
- the LOC122081163 gene encoding probable leucine-rich repeat receptor-like protein kinase At1g68400 gives MAKATHRYLHFFILLSLLHFTLSQPSSNPDFKPLMAFKNASDTTNKLSSWNETVDPCRWYGVSCIRGRVNRLVLEGLDLRGSFQPLASLNQLRVLSLKRNSLSGTIPDLSNLTALKLLFLSYNEFSGDFPASVSLLTRLYRLDLSYNNLSGQIPITVNHLTHLLTLRLEANQFSGPITGLSLPNLQDFNVSGNNLKGAIPTSLSSFPKTAFDRNRVLCGSPLSNCKSTAPEGAVASPVSPVKGSPAVISSSPAVSGANAQGNGHRSGARKMSMLAVIAIIVGDLLVLSVVSLFLYCYFLRSYVGKMREGRGSRLLESEKIVYSACPYPSQGGGGCNDRGKMVFFEEGGSKRFELEDLLRASAEMLGKGGFGTAYKAILDDGNVVAVKRLKEVQVGGKREFEQHMELLGRLRHPNVVTLKAYYYARDEKLLVYAYMPNGSLFWLLHGNRGPGRTPLDWTTRLKIAAGAARGLAFIHHSYRSPRLAHGNIRSTNVLLDNTGNARVCDYGLSVFASPNSLPRSTGYRAPEVTDGRKFSQKADVYAFGVLLLELLTGKCPFVMESSGPGGGYGGIVDLPRWVQSVVREEWTAEVFDLELMRYKDIEEEMVGLLQIAMACTSPTPDQRPKMGYIVKMIEEIRGVEMTPSHESCDSVSDSPNASDDTGGVTG, from the exons ATGGCGAAAGCTACCCACAGATATCTGCATTTCTTCATCTTGCTATCGCTGCTTCATTTCACTCTCTCGCAGCCATCTTCAAATCCGGATTTCAAGCCCTTAATGGCGTTCAAAAACGCTTCAGATACTACCAACAAGCTTAGTAGCTGGAACGAAACCGTCGATCCGTGCAGATGGTACGGCGTTTCATGCATTCGTGGCCGCGTTAATCGCCTCGTTCTTGAAGGACTAGACCTCCGTGGTAGTTTCCAACCCTTAGCCTCTTTGAATCAGCTTCGCGTTCTGAGTCTCAAGCGAAACAGTCTCTCTGGTACCATTCCTGACCTCTCTAACCTCACTGCACTCAagcttcttttcctctcttacAATGAGTTTTCTGGCGACTTCCCGGCGTCCGTATCGTTGCTTACCCGGCTTTACCGTCTCGATCTGTCTTACAACAATCTCTCCGGTCAGATTCCGATCACCGTCAATCATCTCACTCACCTTCTCACACTACGCCTCGAAGCAAACCAGTTTTCTGGTCCTATTACAGGTTTGAGTCTCCCTAATCTGCAGGATTTCAATGTATCTGGAAACAACCTCAAAGGAGCCATACCGACGTCCCTCTCCAGTTTCCCCAAAACTGCATTCGATCGCAACCGTGTTCTGTGCGGTTCACCATTATCGAACTGTAAGAGTACGGCACCGGAGGGGGCGGTGGCGTCGCCAGTAAGTCCAGTTAAAGGAAGTCCTGCGGTCATTTCATCATCTCCTGCGGTTTCTGGCGCCAACGCACAGGGAAATGGTCATCGTAGTGGAGCCAGGAAGATGAGTATGCTCGCCGTGATAGCCATCATAGTCGGCGATCTTTTGGTTCTCTCTGTGGTTTCGCTCTTCTTGTACTGCTACTTCTTGAGGAGTTATGTAGGGAAAATGCGGGAAGGAAGAGGCTCCCGATTACTAGAGAGCGAAAAGATCGTGTATTCGGCGTGTCCGTACCCGTcgcaaggaggaggaggatgtaaCGATAGAGGGAAAATGGTTTTCTTCGAGGAAGGAGGATCGAAGCGGTTTGAGTTGGAAGATTTGCTTCGAGCTTCTGCAGAAATGCTTGGGAAAGGTGGGTTTGGGACGGCGTATAAGGCTATCCTGGACGACGGTAACGTTGTCGCCGTCAAACGGCTTAAAGAAGTTCAGGTTGGTGGGAAACGTGAGTTCGAACAGCATATGGAACTGTTGGGCCGGTTACGGCACCCTAACGTCGTTACTCTGAAAGCTTACTACTACGCCAGAGATGAGAAGTTGCTGGTCTACGCCTACATGCCTAACGGAAGCCTCTTCTGGCTCCTCCATG GTAACCGTGGACCGGGTCGAACCCCGCTAGACTGGACAACCAGGTTGAAGATTGCAGCTGGAGCGGCTCGTGGATTAGCCTTTATTCACCATTCTTACCGGTCACCGAGACTGGCTCATGGGAATATCAGGTCTACCAATGTACTCCTTGATAATACCGGAAACGCTCGGGTCTGTGATTACGGTCTCTCTGTTTTTGCTTCTCCAAATAGCTTGCCCAGATCGACAGGCTATCGTGCGCCGGAGGTGACGGATGGACGTAAATTCTCTCAGAAGGCTGACGTGTACGCCTTCGGTGTACTGCTGCTGGAGTTACTGACGGGGAAGTGCCCATTCGTGATGGAGAGTAGTGGGCCCGGGGGTGGCTACGGTGGGATCGTTGATCTCCCGAGGTGGGTACAGTCGGTGGTGAGGGAGGAATGGACAGCGGAGGTGTTCGATCTGGAGTTGATGAGGTATAAGGATATTGAGGAGGAGATGGTTGGGTTACTCCAGATCGCGATGGCCTGCACGTCACCCACACCGGATCAAAGGCCAAAGATGGGTTACATAGTGAAGATGATTGAGGAGATCAGAGGAGTAGAGATGACACCCTCGCATGAGTCGTGTGACTCGGTTTCTGACTCGCCTAACGCGTCGGACGACACGGGAGGGGTGACCGGGTGA